Proteins from a single region of Acidobacteriota bacterium:
- a CDS encoding multidrug transporter subunit MdtC (Part of a tripartite efflux system composed of MdtA, MdtB and MdtC which confers resistance against novobiocin and deoxycholate): MSISTPFIRRPVGTSLLSVAVLLAGALAYSKLPVAPLPEVEFPTVSVNAGLPGASPETMASAVATPLERQFGRIAGVTQMTSSSGLGQTGITLQFDLSRNIDAAARDVQAAINAARGQLPANLPSNPNWRKVNPADAPIMIVALTSDIQTQQQMYDIADSVLAQKISQIQGVGNVFVGGSSRPAVRAEANPLLLSKLNVGIDAVRTAISSANAHSAKGQISGVQSAWSIGTNDQIFKAVDYQNLIVTSKSGTPVFLHEVADVRDSVENTQNAGLANGKPAVLLVISRQPGANIIGTVDRVRELLPQLQASVSPTVKLQVVMDRTTTIRASVRDVQRTLAISVGLVVLVVFLFLRSGWATVIPSVAVPLSLVGTFGVMYLAGYTLDNLSLMALTISTGFVVDDAIVVIENITRHLEAGMQPMAAALLGAKEIGFTVLSMSTSLIAVFIPILAMGGIVGRLFREFAVTLSVAVLLSLVFSLTTTPMMCAKFLRSEHGRKHGRLYNAGERAFNWLHDGYRHSLDWVLDHQPLVLVITLLTITLNIYLYYIIPKGFFPQQDTGRISGSMIGQQDVSFEAMKAKLQLLNSIVLKDPAIDTAISFTGGGGRGGTNSANMFIQLKPLGEGRKESAFDVVNRLRPKLSRIPGAQLFMVPVQDVNIGGRGSNSQFQYTLQGDNLQDLLQWAPQLVEKMRRMPELRDVSSDQQNHGLEVTVVIDRETAGRLGVTPAQIDSTLYDAFGQRQVSVMYSGINQYHVVMEVDPKFSQGPEALRNIYVHSRNGTEVPLSAFAHFQPTETAIAVAHQGQFPAVTISFNLGPGVSLDKAEAAVEDAARTMGMPSTIHGGFQGTAQAFQASLQSEPILILTALAAVYIVLGMLYESIVHPVTILSTLPSAGLGALIFLLLTNTEFTVIAMIGIILLIGIVKKNAIMMIDFALQSEREGGKSPEDAVREACLLRFRPIMMTTMAAMFGALPLAIGTGTGSEMRRPLGIAIVGGLLVSQMLTLFTTPVIYLYLDRFRLRFVRKPKLGPRPVQQPEAGD, encoded by the coding sequence TCGCAACACCCCTCGAACGGCAATTTGGCCGCATTGCTGGCGTCACACAAATGACCTCGTCCAGCGGTCTTGGACAAACTGGCATCACTCTGCAGTTTGATCTAAGCCGAAATATCGACGCGGCTGCGCGCGATGTTCAAGCTGCCATCAACGCTGCGCGGGGACAACTGCCTGCGAACCTGCCGAGCAATCCGAATTGGCGCAAGGTGAATCCGGCTGACGCGCCGATCATGATCGTCGCTCTGACCTCCGATATACAGACGCAGCAGCAGATGTACGACATCGCTGATTCGGTGCTCGCGCAGAAGATTTCGCAGATCCAGGGGGTTGGCAATGTTTTTGTAGGAGGAAGTTCTCGTCCTGCAGTGCGTGCAGAAGCGAATCCGTTATTGCTGAGCAAACTGAACGTCGGCATCGATGCGGTGCGGACAGCAATTAGTTCAGCGAATGCGCATTCCGCCAAGGGACAGATCAGCGGCGTCCAAAGCGCGTGGAGCATCGGTACTAACGACCAGATCTTTAAAGCCGTCGACTATCAGAATCTGATCGTAACCTCCAAGAGTGGAACGCCGGTATTCCTGCACGAAGTTGCTGACGTTCGCGACTCCGTTGAAAACACCCAGAATGCAGGCCTCGCGAACGGGAAGCCGGCTGTACTGCTGGTGATTTCTCGACAGCCGGGCGCGAACATCATTGGCACCGTCGATCGGGTCCGTGAGCTGTTGCCGCAATTGCAGGCATCCGTGTCGCCGACGGTTAAGTTGCAGGTTGTGATGGATCGCACGACCACGATCCGAGCTTCGGTAAGGGACGTGCAGCGCACACTGGCGATCTCAGTAGGCCTGGTTGTCCTTGTTGTCTTCCTCTTTCTGCGCAGCGGATGGGCCACAGTTATCCCCAGCGTGGCCGTACCACTGTCTCTGGTGGGAACGTTCGGCGTGATGTATCTCGCCGGCTACACGCTGGACAACTTGTCCCTGATGGCGTTGACGATCTCTACCGGATTTGTGGTTGACGATGCGATCGTAGTTATCGAGAACATTACTCGCCATCTCGAGGCCGGCATGCAGCCCATGGCTGCGGCCCTGCTTGGAGCAAAGGAGATCGGCTTTACTGTGCTCTCGATGAGCACCTCGCTCATTGCGGTGTTCATTCCCATTTTGGCGATGGGTGGAATTGTAGGGCGTTTGTTTCGGGAGTTCGCGGTCACACTAAGTGTTGCCGTACTACTGTCGCTGGTTTTTTCGCTCACGACCACTCCCATGATGTGCGCCAAATTTCTCCGCTCAGAACACGGCCGGAAGCATGGCCGTCTCTATAACGCGGGCGAACGTGCCTTCAACTGGCTGCACGACGGATATCGCCATTCGCTCGACTGGGTTCTGGACCATCAACCGCTGGTGCTGGTAATCACGCTGCTTACGATTACGCTGAACATTTACCTCTACTACATCATCCCTAAAGGATTTTTCCCGCAACAGGACACAGGACGGATTTCTGGCAGCATGATCGGCCAGCAGGATGTCTCATTTGAGGCGATGAAGGCGAAGCTGCAACTCCTGAACAGCATCGTGTTAAAAGACCCCGCGATTGACACCGCGATTAGCTTCACAGGCGGCGGCGGACGCGGCGGAACAAACTCAGCCAACATGTTCATCCAACTCAAGCCGCTCGGAGAAGGGCGGAAGGAATCGGCTTTCGACGTGGTCAACCGTTTGCGTCCCAAGCTCTCGCGCATTCCGGGCGCCCAGCTATTCATGGTTCCAGTGCAGGACGTGAACATCGGCGGCCGAGGAAGCAACTCTCAGTTCCAATACACGCTTCAGGGCGACAATCTTCAGGACCTGCTGCAATGGGCTCCCCAGCTTGTGGAGAAAATGCGGCGCATGCCGGAGCTGAGAGACGTCTCCAGTGACCAGCAGAATCATGGGCTGGAGGTGACGGTCGTGATCGATCGCGAGACCGCGGGACGTCTCGGAGTTACGCCGGCACAAATCGACAGCACGCTCTATGACGCCTTTGGGCAGCGCCAGGTTTCCGTGATGTATAGCGGCATCAATCAGTATCACGTTGTCATGGAAGTGGATCCCAAGTTCAGTCAGGGACCTGAGGCGCTAAGGAACATTTATGTTCATTCCCGTAATGGAACTGAGGTGCCGCTCAGCGCCTTTGCTCACTTTCAACCCACGGAAACAGCCATCGCGGTCGCACACCAGGGGCAGTTCCCAGCGGTGACCATTTCGTTCAATCTCGGTCCTGGTGTTTCGCTCGACAAAGCAGAAGCGGCGGTTGAAGACGCTGCGCGTACGATGGGCATGCCATCCACGATTCATGGGGGCTTCCAGGGCACAGCGCAGGCCTTCCAGGCGTCACTACAAAGCGAGCCGATTCTGATTCTCACAGCACTCGCCGCCGTGTATATCGTCTTGGGAATGCTCTACGAAAGCATTGTGCATCCCGTCACGATTCTTTCCACGCTGCCCTCAGCCGGCTTGGGCGCATTGATCTTTCTGCTGCTCACCAATACCGAATTCACCGTCATCGCGATGATCGGCATCATCCTGCTGATTGGTATCGTCAAGAAGAATGCCATCATGATGATCGATTTTGCGCTGCAGAGCGAACGTGAAGGAGGTAAATCGCCAGAAGATGCGGTGCGCGAAGCCTGTTTGTTACGCTTTCGTCCCATCATGATGACGACGATGGCGGCCATGTTTGGCGCTCTGCCGCTGGCGATCGGTACCGGAACGGGAAGCGAAATGCGTCGTCCACTGGGAATCGCAATCGTAGGTGGCCTGCTCGTCAGCCAGATGCTGACGCTGTTCACAACGCCAGTGATTTACCTCTATCTTGATCGCTTCCGACTGCGTTTTGTTCGCAAACCCAAATTGGGCCCGCGTCCTGTGCAGCAGCCGGAAGCCGGGGACTAG
- a CDS encoding HAD family hydrolase yields the protein MIGQSRDSAWSLLTEYTQSESLRKHAKAVEACMRAYARKFAREQGLSPSATDELEHKYSVTALLHDFDYERFPTPEQHPYVGNKILEERGYAEDIRRAIMSHADYTGVQRQTHMEKVLFACDELAGFITATALVKPSKSLAEVDAKSIRKKMKDKAFARSVSREDIVNGAADLGVDLDEHIAFCIEAMQRIAADLGLAGNAAASAG from the coding sequence ATGATCGGACAATCTCGTGACTCGGCGTGGAGTTTACTAACTGAATACACCCAGTCGGAAAGCCTGCGGAAGCATGCTAAGGCGGTTGAGGCATGTATGCGCGCTTATGCGCGAAAGTTCGCGCGCGAGCAGGGCCTCAGCCCCTCGGCAACTGATGAGCTTGAGCACAAGTACAGCGTAACCGCACTGCTTCACGACTTCGACTATGAGCGCTTTCCCACGCCGGAACAGCATCCTTACGTCGGCAATAAGATCCTTGAAGAACGTGGATATGCCGAGGACATCCGTCGCGCAATCATGTCGCATGCGGACTACACGGGTGTTCAGAGACAAACGCATATGGAGAAAGTCCTGTTTGCTTGCGACGAGCTCGCTGGATTCATCACCGCCACTGCGCTAGTGAAGCCCTCGAAGTCACTGGCCGAGGTGGACGCCAAATCCATTCGCAAGAAGATGAAGGACAAAGCTTTCGCTCGCAGCGTATCGCGAGAGGATATTGTGAACGGCGCTGCGGACCTCGGGGTTGATCTCGACGAGCACATTGCCTTCTGCATTGAGGCTATGCAGAGGATCGCCGCGGATTTGGGGCTGGCCGGCAATGCTGCCGCAAGCGCCGGTTAA
- a CDS encoding transcriptional regulator, producing the protein MATTLAPVDSREVVRCDHCHLVQFRTNNNNCRKCRTSLDNEPEPIVVAPEVIPTTDSNSSLPQIQIALAIRSLRRRSGLSQRQLAGRMQVPRTYVSKIENEKATPTLSSLARLARALEVTIPDLLRGDGRAREDEIASLAADPFVAEVAPFIFTLDPMQRSSLMMQMRDLATRPRRKI; encoded by the coding sequence ATGGCAACGACGCTCGCGCCTGTTGATTCCCGAGAGGTGGTGAGATGCGACCATTGTCACCTCGTCCAATTTCGGACCAATAACAATAATTGCCGTAAGTGCCGAACGTCACTCGACAACGAGCCCGAGCCGATTGTTGTTGCGCCTGAAGTCATCCCCACAACAGATAGCAACAGCTCTCTTCCGCAGATTCAAATTGCGCTCGCGATTCGTTCGCTGCGCCGCCGCTCCGGGCTGAGCCAACGCCAGCTTGCCGGACGCATGCAGGTGCCGCGCACCTACGTATCGAAGATCGAAAATGAGAAGGCGACGCCAACATTGTCGTCGCTCGCACGGTTGGCCAGGGCGCTGGAGGTCACGATTCCTGATTTGCTGCGTGGAGATGGACGCGCGCGCGAGGACGAAATCGCGTCTCTCGCTGCTGATCCATTCGTGGCCGAGGTCGCGCCATTCATTTTCACGCTTGATCCCATGCAGCGCTCGAGTCTGATGATGCAAATGCGCGATCTGGCAACGCGTCCACGTCGCAAGATTTAA